TGGCGATCGCCTTGGCGATACAGAATCGGACTTTCCTCTCCATCTGGCTCTGTACCATCATTGAGGAGGGTATCGCAGCGATATTGCTCCCGTTCGAGGACTGGAGCATCTGGTAATTCCAGGGCCGGTTTCGAGGGGACAGCCATGGAAATCACCTCAGTGGTCACAGGGGGAGAAAGGGGGCGGCCTGCATAGAGATCTTCACTGCGGCCAAACCGACTGGAACGACCGAGATAATCTTGTAAAGACAAGCTGCTGAGGTACTGAAAGTCTTCGTAATCAAAGATTTGGAGGGCGGCTAGCACATCCTCAATGCGTCCTTGCTCAATATTGCTTGTGAGCTGAATGCGGGGACTAGGACGTTGGGCATTGGGGAGGGCAATGGTGCTATTGGCGATATAACGGCCGCCATTTTGAGTCCATTCGAGGTTCTGGAGTCGTAGGGTTTCATTGGCAAAATAAAAATTCCCCATGAGGCGATCGCCACTCAGATAACCGAGCATCGGCTGGGCGATCGCCACCTGACCAGAAGCTGACCGGGCGACTAGGTCAGCACGTAACTCACTAGAAATACGTCCTCCCAGGGCAACGGTCTCTAGGGGGAAGTCAAGGCGACGGAGAGCAGGTTGCCCCTGGGCCACCTGTTGCACCAAAGTGAGGGGGAGATTAGCGCTGCTCAGTTCGAGCCGGGTGGGTTCCAGACCCCTCTGGTCGTAGTCTAGGGCCAACTCTAATGTGGCGCCATCGAGGTTGAATTGTGCTTGTTCTGGGCGCAAAAAAGCGTTGAAACGGGCTGAGATTTGATCTTGTTCCCCTTCTAGGACGAGCACAGTGCGGCGATCACTACGAGTCTGAATTTGTCCCTCAAGCAAGGGGTCGAGGGTAAGTTCAGCCAGTTGGACATTAGCTAAAGCCAATTGGCCATTGATTTGGGGTTGCTGAATTGTGCCTTGAACTGTCCCCCGAAATCCCCCTTGTCCAGTTAATGCTAGGGCTTGGGCCGCTTCTGGCAAGGGGAGTTGGCGTAGATTTTCTAAATCCAAGTTCTGGGCATCAAGGTTCAGGGCGATTTGGGTGATGGCCTGGATTGGGTTGCGGCCCAGGCGATCGCTATCGATATCGAAGAGGCCATCGGCGCGGAAATTTTGGGCGATCGCCTCCTGGATTTGCAGTTGCCGGCCGTTCCAGGCCCAGCGACTCCTGAGGGGTGAATCGATCAAAGCAATCCCTTCGCTGAGGCGTAAATCTCCCTGGGCTTGTAGGTTGCGTAAATTTGGCTGGGTGACATCGGCCACCAGTTGCACCGTACCATCCCCTAAACCGGTGAGGGAATCATTCAGGCGATCGAGATTTAAATTTTGGGCGGTAAAGTCCCCTTGAAATTGACCATTCTGGAGGGTTAACAGCCCCCCTCGCACCGTTCCCCCTGCCAGCTGCGCATTCAAAGACCCCTGGGCCAGGATTCCTTCGATCACCAAATTATTAACGTTGCCGCGCACATCAAATTGCCCTTGGCTGGGAATGGTGGCTTCAAGATTAGCCAGTTGGGGGGCAAAGTCCACGAGGTTGACGTTATTTACCAGGGTGCGGCTATACCATTCTCCCCCAGCAAGGGTGACCCCTTCCGTGCGGATTTCCCCTTGGCCGACGGTGACACGCCCTGAGCCCTGGGCGATCGTCGTGTCTAAACCAACATTCTCTAGAGGGCCACTGGTTTGAAATTGGCCAGAATAGCTGGCCACTAAACTCCTGGGTACTGCGGGTAACAGTTGTTTAAGGTCTAAATTATTCAGGTCTAAATCTGCCCGCCATTGACCCTCTTCGACGACGATATTGCGGGCGATCGCCTGACCACTGGCAAAACTGGTGCGAGCCTGGCCAGTAATGGCCAGGGAGCCTTCTGGTTGGTTATTTTCGGGCTGGGCGAAGGTGCCCGAAACCTGAAAGTCACCATTGACCAAACTCTGTTGTAAAAATGGTGGTACTTCCTCTGTGAGCAACTGTGCGAGACGTAGCCCCTCGGCCCGGGCGGGGGTCTGCCACTGGGTTTGGGTAATGCGGAGATTGGGCATTGTCACAAAGCCCCCCGCCACTGGTACAACGGCCGTTCCTGAGACCAAAAATTCTGACACTTGATCCAGGGGCGCTTCAAACAGCACATCGGTGCGACCCAAGCCCGCCTGGACGGGTAATTCGATCTCGTAGAGCTGGGCCAAGGCATTGGTGGGCAGTTCTGTCCCTTGGGCGGTAATGGCGATCGCCCCGGTGGGGATGGTGTCACTGGCCAGTTGGATCGTGCCCTGGCCAACAATATTCCCCCCCAGGGTGGGCTGGGCAGTGAACTGCTCGATCACAAAACGGCCATCTTCAATGGCCATATCCCCTTGGAAACTGTCAATGGTAAGGCGATCGACCGTTAGGGGCGTGGCGTTTACGGCAGCCACAGTAAGCTCTAAATCATCCAAAAGGCCACCAAAGGTAACTGTTGCCGCCAATTCTCCTTCGACAGGAAAGGCTGGTGCTTCGAGTTCAAAAGCATCCAAGATGAGGGCAATTTCAGCGGCAGTCGCTTCCAGTTGGCCCGTATAACCGCCTTCAAAATCAACGATTAAATCCCCACCAAAATTCAGTTCCCCCAACTGGCCCGTCGCTTGTTTAAAGTGCAGTGCTTGGTCTTGAAAACCAATGCGACCATTAAATTCTCGAATCGGTTTAGCTAAACCGGGTACATCAAGGGTACTGTCCTGGGCGACCACTTCCCCCGACCAACTGACCACATCTCCATCTTCTAGCTTGAGGTTAACAAAGCCATCAATAAAGCCGTCGGCAAAGGTGACCGGGGGCACAAGAAGGTGGGAAATCGCCGCAGGATTAAGTTTTTTACCCCGGATATCAAGGTCACTCACATCCTGGTCAAAGTCTAAG
The nucleotide sequence above comes from [Synechococcus] sp. NIES-970. Encoded proteins:
- a CDS encoding hypothetical protein (conserved hypothetical protein), giving the protein MSPTPSSPPELPGQQQNNARWPKRWIVGVAAGMVVTAGASIGYGRYFIFQRLSPQIEQQLSKTINRPIQIGRVQGLSWRELRFGASELPPTEASNDRIQVEAIAVDFNLWTLLIRRQLDLNLTLVNPQITVEQNEARRWLDLEITPDDSDDDDLKVNINRIQLRRGQLTLIARQRSGALSTPVNLAIVSGKGNLSNDNKVIDLDVKGKLDEGGELEVSGILDFDQDVSDLDIRGKKLNPAAISHLLVPPVTFADGFIDGFVNLKLEDGDVVSWSGEVVAQDSTLDVPGLAKPIREFNGRIGFQDQALHFKQATGQLGELNFGGDLIVDFEGGYTGQLEATAAEIALILDAFELEAPAFPVEGELAATVTFGGLLDDLELTVAAVNATPLTVDRLTIDSFQGDMAIEDGRFVIEQFTAQPTLGGNIVGQGTIQLASDTIPTGAIAITAQGTELPTNALAQLYEIELPVQAGLGRTDVLFEAPLDQVSEFLVSGTAVVPVAGGFVTMPNLRITQTQWQTPARAEGLRLAQLLTEEVPPFLQQSLVNGDFQVSGTFAQPENNQPEGSLAITGQARTSFASGQAIARNIVVEEGQWRADLDLNNLDLKQLLPAVPRSLVASYSGQFQTSGPLENVGLDTTIAQGSGRVTVGQGEIRTEGVTLAGGEWYSRTLVNNVNLVDFAPQLANLEATIPSQGQFDVRGNVNNLVIEGILAQGSLNAQLAGGTVRGGLLTLQNGQFQGDFTAQNLNLDRLNDSLTGLGDGTVQLVADVTQPNLRNLQAQGDLRLSEGIALIDSPLRSRWAWNGRQLQIQEAIAQNFRADGLFDIDSDRLGRNPIQAITQIALNLDAQNLDLENLRQLPLPEAAQALALTGQGGFRGTVQGTIQQPQINGQLALANVQLAELTLDPLLEGQIQTRSDRRTVLVLEGEQDQISARFNAFLRPEQAQFNLDGATLELALDYDQRGLEPTRLELSSANLPLTLVQQVAQGQPALRRLDFPLETVALGGRISSELRADLVARSASGQVAIAQPMLGYLSGDRLMGNFYFANETLRLQNLEWTQNGGRYIANSTIALPNAQRPSPRIQLTSNIEQGRIEDVLAALQIFDYEDFQYLSSLSLQDYLGRSSRFGRSEDLYAGRPLSPPVTTEVISMAVPSKPALELPDAPVLEREQYRCDTLLNDGTEPDGEESPILYRQGDRQQSFIERLALLSCVQAQLEMNVAETKPLLPAELAELQGEFSGNLSFIYDAESGLQADFDLAGGYQEVTVAGESQIAGSPWQWGEITIPQVIARGVLRDQVLTLRPVGIRLSEADGGGNLSFIGSFGGEAQTGQLRLNEVPMAFLEKFVDLPEAVTVDGFVNATAALAGTPANPSARGEMTLAAAEINDTPINSVKGNFTYNNARLDFIVDSELVAEATPLKITGSMPYRLPNATVFPENNELNLAFNLEDESFALLNILTRGQLMWLGGEGQADLEIRGEIDLETGRPIDLVADGQVAIAQAQVQAQVLPDAPLTNVQGQIDFDFDTLTVRELTGDFSGGQVAITGQLPLARRTGPEQTLQVSLEDLDFSLTDLYQGGVAGNLVVAGTSLEPTIGGDLTLQSGRIFLTEGTQGSNGNGNNGNGNGQTPESDENGNGGLDLRAITEFDNLRITLGDRIQITRQPILNFLATGDLILNGTLDNLRPAGEIQLNRGQVNLFATQLRLGGNRNVAIFNPNFGLDPELDITLETSLLENSRFFLSTTNPLSAEIRDTTVFGPNQFGTIETIRIQARVRGRASNLDENIELTSSPPRSETELISLLGGSFLENFTGGSTSETLALANLAGSALLSNLQNVIGSALGLSELRLFPTVITNDENTGSSTLGIGAELSANISPDLSVSVLQIINSNQSTQFGLRYRVNDQLFIRGSTDLNDDNRFSVEYDVRF